In a single window of the Amycolatopsis sp. cg5 genome:
- a CDS encoding 3-hydroxyacyl-CoA dehydrogenase NAD-binding domain-containing protein, with the protein MTEAKTIRWEQDSDGIVVLTLDDPKQSANTMNSDFRESLGVIVDRLEAEKDSITGVVLTSAKKTFFAGGDLNDLIQAQPEQAAEITAGGAEMKGQMRRLEQLGKPVVAAINGAALGGGLELALATHHRIVADVRGVQIGLPEVTLGLLPGGGGVVRTVRKLGIQSALLNVLLQGQRHRASKALELGLVDELVGSVEELVPAAKAWIKANPEASVQPWDVKGYKIPGGTPSNPSFAANLPAFPANLRKQIKGANMPAPRAILAAAIEGAQVDFDTAIKIETRYFVSLATGQVSKNMTKAFFFDLQTINSGGSRPDGFEKFQAKKVGVVGAGMMGAAIAYVSAKAGIDVVLKDVTLEGAEKGKGYAVKLEEKALSRGKTTQEKSDALLAKIKPTADAADFAGVDFVIEAVFESVELKHKVFAEIEGVVNADAVLGSNTSTLPITTLAEGVQRTEDFIGIHFFSPVDKMPLVEIICGEKTSPATLAKVFDYTLQIKKTPIVVNDSRGFFTSRVIGTFLNEAVAALGEGVSPSSIEQAGSQAGYPAPPLQLMDELTLTLPRKIRKETREAIEAAGGTWNAHASEGVIDRMVEEFDRKGRSTGSGFYDYDEAGKRTGLWSGLREAFNSGSADVPFEDLKERMLFAEALETVKCFDEGVLTSVADANIGSIFGIGFPAWTGGVIQYINQYEGGLAGFVARSRELAERYGDHFLPPESLVTKAEKGEIYE; encoded by the coding sequence ATGACTGAAGCGAAGACCATCCGCTGGGAGCAGGACTCCGACGGCATCGTCGTGCTGACCCTGGACGACCCCAAGCAGTCCGCCAACACGATGAACTCCGACTTCCGCGAGTCGCTCGGCGTGATCGTGGACCGGCTGGAGGCCGAGAAGGACTCCATCACCGGCGTCGTGCTCACCTCCGCCAAGAAGACCTTCTTCGCCGGTGGCGACCTCAACGACCTGATCCAGGCACAGCCGGAGCAGGCCGCCGAGATCACCGCGGGCGGCGCGGAGATGAAGGGCCAGATGCGCAGGCTGGAGCAGCTGGGCAAGCCGGTCGTCGCCGCCATCAACGGCGCCGCGCTCGGCGGTGGCCTGGAGCTCGCGCTCGCGACGCATCACCGCATCGTGGCCGACGTGCGCGGGGTGCAGATCGGCCTGCCCGAGGTCACCCTCGGCCTGCTTCCCGGCGGCGGCGGCGTCGTGCGCACCGTGCGCAAGCTCGGCATCCAGAGCGCGCTGCTGAACGTCCTGCTGCAGGGCCAGCGGCACCGCGCGAGCAAGGCGCTCGAACTCGGTCTCGTCGACGAACTCGTTGGCAGCGTTGAGGAACTGGTGCCCGCCGCCAAGGCGTGGATCAAGGCCAACCCCGAGGCCTCTGTCCAGCCGTGGGACGTCAAGGGTTACAAGATCCCCGGCGGCACCCCGTCCAACCCGAGCTTCGCGGCGAACCTGCCCGCGTTCCCGGCGAACCTGCGCAAGCAGATCAAGGGCGCGAACATGCCGGCCCCGCGCGCGATCCTCGCCGCGGCCATCGAGGGCGCGCAGGTCGACTTCGACACCGCCATCAAGATCGAGACCCGCTACTTCGTGAGCCTCGCGACCGGCCAGGTCTCGAAGAACATGACCAAGGCGTTCTTCTTCGACCTGCAGACCATCAACTCCGGTGGTTCGCGGCCGGACGGCTTCGAGAAGTTCCAGGCCAAGAAGGTCGGCGTGGTCGGCGCCGGGATGATGGGCGCGGCCATCGCGTACGTCTCCGCCAAGGCGGGCATCGACGTCGTGCTCAAGGACGTCACGCTCGAAGGCGCCGAAAAGGGCAAGGGCTACGCGGTCAAGCTCGAAGAGAAGGCTCTCTCGCGCGGCAAGACCACGCAGGAGAAGTCGGACGCGCTGCTCGCCAAGATCAAGCCGACCGCGGACGCGGCCGACTTCGCGGGCGTCGACTTCGTGATCGAGGCCGTGTTCGAGAGCGTCGAGCTCAAGCACAAGGTGTTCGCCGAGATCGAGGGCGTCGTCAACGCCGACGCGGTGCTGGGCTCCAACACCTCGACCCTGCCGATCACCACGCTGGCCGAAGGCGTGCAGCGCACCGAGGACTTCATCGGGATCCACTTCTTCTCGCCGGTCGACAAGATGCCGCTGGTCGAGATCATCTGCGGTGAGAAGACCTCCCCGGCCACGCTGGCCAAGGTCTTCGACTACACCCTGCAGATCAAGAAGACCCCGATCGTCGTCAACGACAGCCGCGGCTTCTTCACCTCGCGCGTCATCGGCACCTTCCTCAACGAGGCCGTCGCCGCGCTGGGCGAGGGCGTCTCGCCGTCGTCGATCGAGCAGGCCGGTTCGCAGGCGGGCTACCCCGCGCCGCCGCTGCAGCTGATGGACGAGCTGACGCTGACGCTGCCCCGCAAGATCCGCAAGGAGACCCGCGAGGCGATCGAGGCCGCCGGCGGCACCTGGAACGCGCACGCGTCCGAGGGCGTCATCGACCGCATGGTGGAGGAATTCGACCGCAAGGGCCGCTCCACCGGCTCCGGCTTCTACGACTACGACGAGGCGGGCAAGCGCACCGGGCTCTGGTCCGGTCTGCGTGAGGCCTTCAACTCGGGCAGCGCGGACGTGCCGTTCGAGGACCTCAAGGAGCGCATGCTCTTCGCCGAGGCGCTGGAGACCGTGAAGTGCTTCGACGAGGGCGTGCTGACGTCCGTCGCCGACGCCAACATCGGCTCGATCTTCGGCATCGGCTTCCCGGCGTGGACGGGTGGTGTCATCCAGTACATCAACCAGTACGAGGGTGGCCTGGCCGGGTTCGTCGCCCGCTCGCGTGAGCTGGCCGAGCGCTACGGCGACCACTTCCTGCCCCCGGAGAGCCTGGTCACCAAGGCCGAAAAGGGCGAGATCTACGAATAA
- a CDS encoding acetyl-CoA C-acetyltransferase, with product MSSEAYIYEALRTPRGKNKGGALHGTKPVDLVAGLIDELKVRHPNLDPAVIDDIVLGVVSPVGEQGGDIARTAALVAGLPQSVAGVQLNRFCASGLEAVNLSAQKVRSGWDRLVIGGGVESMSRVPMGSDGGALFLDPTTNYDNYIVPQGIGADLIATIEGFTRDDVDAFAVRSQEKAEAAWSGGYFTKSVVPVKDINGVTILDHDEHRRPGTTAEGLGKLKPAFAGIGEMGGFNAVALQKYHSVERIDHVHTGGNSSGIVDGAAIVLLGGEQVGKDFGLTPRARIVATAVTGSEPTIMLTGPTPATEKVLATAGLTPDDIDLWELNEAFASVVLKWIKDLKLDPEKVNVNGGAIAMGHPLGATGAMLVGTVVDELERRQARRALVTLCIGGGMGVATIIERV from the coding sequence GTGAGCAGTGAGGCGTACATCTACGAGGCGCTCCGCACGCCTCGCGGCAAGAACAAGGGTGGTGCGCTCCACGGCACCAAGCCCGTCGACCTGGTCGCGGGCCTGATCGACGAGCTGAAGGTCCGCCACCCCAACCTGGACCCCGCTGTGATCGACGACATCGTGCTCGGCGTGGTGTCCCCGGTAGGCGAGCAGGGCGGCGACATCGCCCGCACCGCCGCGCTGGTCGCGGGCCTGCCGCAGAGCGTCGCCGGTGTGCAGCTCAACCGCTTCTGCGCCTCCGGCCTCGAGGCCGTCAACCTGAGCGCGCAGAAGGTCCGCTCCGGCTGGGACCGCCTGGTCATCGGCGGCGGTGTCGAGTCGATGTCGCGCGTGCCCATGGGCTCCGACGGCGGCGCGCTGTTCCTCGACCCGACCACGAACTACGACAACTACATCGTCCCGCAGGGCATCGGCGCCGACCTGATCGCCACGATCGAGGGCTTCACCCGCGACGACGTCGACGCGTTCGCCGTCCGCTCGCAGGAGAAGGCCGAGGCCGCCTGGTCCGGCGGGTACTTCACCAAGTCCGTCGTGCCGGTCAAGGACATCAACGGCGTGACGATCCTCGACCACGACGAGCACCGCCGTCCCGGCACCACCGCCGAGGGCCTCGGCAAGCTCAAGCCCGCCTTCGCCGGCATCGGCGAGATGGGCGGCTTCAACGCCGTCGCGCTGCAGAAGTACCACTCGGTCGAGCGCATCGACCACGTGCACACCGGCGGCAACTCCTCGGGCATCGTCGACGGCGCCGCCATCGTGCTGCTCGGCGGCGAGCAGGTCGGCAAGGACTTCGGCCTGACCCCGCGCGCCCGCATCGTGGCCACCGCGGTCACCGGCTCCGAGCCGACGATCATGCTCACCGGCCCGACCCCGGCCACCGAGAAGGTGCTCGCCACCGCCGGGCTCACCCCGGACGACATCGACCTGTGGGAGCTCAACGAGGCGTTCGCCTCCGTCGTGCTCAAGTGGATCAAGGACCTGAAGCTCGACCCCGAGAAGGTCAACGTCAACGGCGGCGCGATCGCCATGGGCCACCCGCTCGGCGCCACCGGCGCGATGCTGGTCGGCACCGTGGTCGACGAGCTGGAACGCCGCCAGGCGCGCCGCGCGCTGGTCACCCTCTGCATCGGCGGCGGCATGGGCGTCGCGACCATCATCGAGCGGGTCTGA